A stretch of the Microcebus murinus isolate Inina chromosome 6, M.murinus_Inina_mat1.0, whole genome shotgun sequence genome encodes the following:
- the RABGGTA gene encoding geranylgeranyl transferase type-2 subunit alpha: protein MHGRLKVKTSEEQAEAKRLEREQKLKLYQSATQAVFQKRQAGELDESVLELTSQILGANPDFATLWNCRREVFQQLEAQKSPEELDILVKAELSFLESCLRVNPKSYGTWHHRCWLLGRLPEPNWARELELCARFLEVDERNFHCWDYRRFVAAQAAVPPAEELAFTDSLITRNFSNYSSWHYRSCLLPQLHPQPDSGPQGRLPEDVLLKELELVQNAFFTDPNDQSAWFYHRWLLGRADPQDALHCLHVSRDEACLTVSFSRPLLVGSRTKTLLLMVDESPLIVEWRTPDGRNRPSYVWLCDLPATSLNDQLPQHTFRVIWTAGDAEKECVLFKGLQEGWCRDSTTDEQLFRCELSVEKSTVLQSELESCKELQELEPENKWCLLTIILLMRALDPLLYEKETLQYFETLKAVDPMRAAYLDDLRSKFLLENSVLKMEYADVRVLHLAHKDLTVLCHLEQLLLVTHLDLSHNRLRALPSALAALRCLEVLQASDNAIESLDGATNLPRLQELLLCNNRLQQPAVLQPLASCPKLVLLNLQGNPLCQAVGISEHLAELLPSVSSILT from the exons ATG CACGGGCGCCTGAAGGTGAAGACATCAGAAGAGCAGGCGGAGGCCAAAAGGCTAGAGCGGGAGCAAAAGCTGAAACTATACCAGTCAGCCACCCAGGCCGTCTTCCAGAAG CGCCAGGCTGGTGAGCTAGATGAGTCAGTGCTGGAACTGACAAGCCAGATTCTGGGAGCCAACCCTGATTTTGCCACCCTCTGGAACTGCCGACGAGAGGTGTTCCAACAGCTGGAGGCCCAGAA ATCCCCCGAGGAGCTGGACATTCTGGTGAAAGCTGAACTGAGCTTCCTGGAGAGCTGCCTGCGGGTGAACCCTAAGTCCTATGGAACCTGGCACCACCGCTGCTGGCTGCTGGGCCGCCTGCCTGAGCCCAACTGGGCCCGGGAGCTGGAGCTGTGTGCCCGCTTCCTGGAGGTCGATGAGCGGAACT TTCACTGCTGGGACTATCGACGGTTTGTGGCCGCACAGGCAGCTGTGCCCCCTGCAGAAGAGCTAGCGTTCACTGACAGCCTCATCACCCGAAACTTCTCCAACTACTCCTCCTGGCATTATCGCTCCTGCCTCTTGCCCCAGCTGCACCCTCAGCCAGACTCTGGACCACAGGGGCGCCTCCCTGAGGATGTGCTCCTCAAAG AGCTGGAGCTGGTGCAGAATGCCTTCTTCACTGACCCCAATGATCAGAGTGCCTGGTTCTATCACCGCTGGCTTCTGGGCCGAG CTGACCCCCAGGATGCGCTGCACTGCCTGCATGTGAGCCGGGACGAGGCCTGTCTGACTGTCTCCTTCTCTCGGCCCCTTCTA GTGGGTTCAAGGACGAAGACCTTGCTACTCATGGTTGATGAGTCACCTCTGATTGTGGAGTGGAGGACCCCAGATGGCAGGAACCGGCCCAGTTATGTCTGG ctctgtgacctgcCTGCCACCTCCCTCAACGACCAGTTGCCACAACATACATTTCGTGTCATTTGGACAGCAGGCGATGCTGAGAAAGAGTGTGTGCTTTTTAAAG GCCTCCAGGAAGGCTGGTGCCGTGACTCCACCACGGACGAGCAGCTGTTCAG gtgTGAGCTGTCAGTGGAGAAGTCCACAGTGCTACAGTCTGAGCTTGAGTCCTGTAAGGAGCTGCAGGAACTGGAGCCTGAAAATAAAT GGTGCCTGCTCACCATCATCCTGCTGATGCGGGCGCTGGACCCCCTGCTGTACGAGAAGGAGACGCTGCAGTACTTCGAGACCCTCAAG GCTGTGGACCCCATGCGGGCAGCCTACCTGGATGACCTGCGCAGCAAGTTCCTGCTGGAGAACAGCGTGCTCAAGATGGAGTATGCCGACGTGCGCGTGCTGCACCTGGCTCACAAG GATCTGACAGTGCTTTGCCACCTTGAACAGCTGCTCTTGGTCACTCATCTTGACCTGTCACACAATCGTCTTCGAGCCCTGCCATCTGCTTTGGCCGCCTTGCGCTGCCTTGAG GTGCTGCAGGCCAGCGATAATGCGATAGAGTCTCTGGACGGCGCCACCAACCTGCCCCGGCTGCAGGAGCTGCTACTGTGCAACAACC GCCTTCAGCAGCCTGCAGTGCTGCAGCCTCTTGCCTCCTGCCCCAAACTGGTCCTCCTCAACCTGCAGGGCAACCCCCTGTGCCAAGCAGTGGGCATCTCGGAGCATCTGGCCGAACTGCTGCCGTCAGTTAGCAGCATCCTCACCTAA